TTCCTCTGAATAGCCTTGCCAAGAGAttgtctaggccaggggtaggcaaagttggctcttctatgacttcaactcccagaattcctgagccaatcatgctagctcaggaattttggaagttgaagtccagatgtcatagatcagccaactttgcctacccctggattagGCTCTAGGACTAGGCGGATTGatggaagaaaagacttcctccatATTTTTTCCAAAACCCTGTAGAATTGCTTGACCATTCACCCTGTTATGGCTGCTTCAAATGTCAGCTTTTTCTTTCCTGTTGGGTGGGTGGGATAAAGCAGATGTGCTGGCTACTCTTCATCAAAGTCTTTTCCAATGGTGCTATCTTTGTCTTTCAGATATGGCCAGCAGTTCAGGTTGCCAACTTCTATTTCATCCCCTTGAACTACAGGTACAAACTGCCTTTCTTGCCTAAATTCCTTTACTTCTGACACTGTCTACAAGCATATATGCCAACACTCAAATCCATAATTGGCAATGTTGTTgtccttggggtttttttctttttccatctcCAGACTTCCCGTGGTCCAGTGTGTTGCCATTATCTGGAACAGTTATCTTTCCTGGAAAGCCAATAAGTTATAACCTGGCATGGGAAGACATGAGAACTATGCTTAATTCTATTAGAACACCTGCAGATTCTCTTCATGCAATGCAAACAGATGAATAACCCAGGATGCATACCATATACCAACCACAAAGATACTTAATCAACCAGCATATGCAACTGCACAAAGACACCTTCGTGAAAAAGCTTCAAGTGTTCCCTGAAAAGGAGAATTGGGCAGAATAAACCTCTGCGCTGCGTCCTCTGCTATTAGCAGTTAAAAAATCAGACCAGCTAACGCAGCTGCCTGACAGAACTGAAGATATACTGTGTAGTAGTGGAACACTAGAAATGCTGCAATCATCTAGGACTAGATACTTGACTATGGAATGTTTGGTAGGGCCTTGTAGGAAAACTACTAATTTCTCTGAGCTACTATTCTTTAGGAACGTAAGAAGCTCTTATATATCTACAGGCCAGGATACCCTTGTCTCTAATGGGTACACTTAGCATAAATAAGCTCTAATGTTCTCTTTTCCCATAGTTCTCATTTCATGACTGCCTTACACAGTAACCATTAGCAGTTATAACAatgatgaaaaaataactttgcaACCAATCCTTGCATTTATGAACTTTGCAGGTCTATAAAACAAAGGAAAGATGAACAATCATAACTACAATTGCAGTTTCACTGCCAACTGCTTGATGAATGATCAAGTTGCCAGCCCCAAGTGTGAGACCAAATGAAAACTAACTATTTAGCTTTTTGGTAGTTTACAATGTCATGTGACCCAAACTACAATTAGTTTAGGGTTTAATGCATTATTTTAACTTAGTGAGAATTCAGTAACCAGACCCAGCATCCTGTGTAACTCAACCATGGAATAAGACATTTGTTCCATTTTGCCTATTACTACAAATAATTACTGTAGTGAGTTTTCAGTGCTAAGGCTACTTTTCTGCCTTTGCTTTGGCAGgtcaagcagaggtgggtttcagcaggttctgaccagttctggagaacccgtagcagaaattttgagtagttcggggaagcggtaaataccacctctgactgaccccatctattctctgcctcctgagtcccaactgatcagaaggaaatggggctttacagtaaccttcccctgaagtggggagggaatggagattttacagtatccttcccctgccacacccaccaagcttccattgttaatttatttgTAGTAGATGTATATAGCATCTACAGAGATCATGCAACCATCAATGTACACATTTAGTTTAAAGCATCAGCTTTTAAAAATTTAACAGTTCTTTTAAGAACTCtgacaaaatatactgctcaaaaaaaataaagggaacaaataacacttcctagatctgaatgaatgaaatattctcattgaatgctttgctctgtgcaaagttgaatgtgcacaacagcatgtgaaattggctgtcaatcagtgttgcttcctaagtggacaatttgatttcacagaagtttgatttacttggagttatattgtgttgttttaagttttccctttatttttttgagcagtgtattttgaacCCCAGGTCCATGTTTTGGAACAAAACAAAGGAGGCTTAAGTAGAAATAAATGTGAGTACCTAAGCAGACTCGCTATAGACAATAGGATAGACGTTATAACACTGCAAGAGACTCATTTCACTGGCAAGGAAACAGATAAAGCAGGGTCCACAGTTGTAACCAACATAATGTCCATTGTTGATGAGTATCATGTAAGAATGATTGACTTAGGTTTTTGGTTGATTCTAAAGAATCAAAATGAGTACTGTGAAAAATAGGATGCTTACTCCAATCCAACTGGAATTAGCTCTTACCAAGTAGACAATCAGAATACATATGCGGTGCAGTAGTTAAGGTTGTGGACTAGGATCAAGGTGACCCATAGAAGCTCACTAAGTGATGTGTAAATCAGTTACTTTCACTCAAGAAAATCTACCGATCAGGTTTGTGGTTATAGGAGAAAAACAGGCGGGAATTATATGTATGCTATCATGAGCTTATGTACAAAAAGTGATACATgaatcaaatgaataaacaaatgttTTCACTTTGAACTTCAGTGAAGTCAGATCTGGTAAGCCCTGGTTATTGTTGTTCCTCAAGAAGCAAAGAATATTTGCAAGTTCTGGAGTACCAAGTTACGAGGCCAGATTGGTGCATCTGCACTGGTAGCATAATGATAGTTGCAACCCTAATTGTCCAATGTGACAGATTCAAAACTGGTTCAGAGTGAATTAATTTAATGTACTGTTGGTGAGGGAGTCACTATGCTGCTGACAACAGGCTTTTAAAGAGAATGCAACACATGCATGGAGAACACTGATGAATGGCCATTCAATTTTCATTCTGATAGATCAggtatttctcaacctcagcaatttcAAGATGGTTAGACATgaaggctgggggattctgggagtcaaagcccACAGATTTTGAAGTGGCTGCGAATAAGACACACTGATGGctgtacaggtggtcctcaacttacaatcacaattgagcccaacatttgtgttgttaagtgagaagttTGTTaagctttgtcccattttacgacttttcttgccacgtttgttaagtaagtcactgcagttgttaaattaataacatggttgttaagtgaatctggtttcccccttgccagaaggtcacaaaatgactcctggatactgcaactgtcgtaaatgtgagtcagttttcAAGCACCCGAagataaatcacatgaccataggaatgctacaatggttgtaaaTGCGAAAAAGGCTCATggaatgggttgctaccagtgcagtAGGAGACTGTGCACCGATAGCTaccgccagattgtgcaatttgcttgCAACTGACCCGGTGCCAGTCCTtcggatgccaccatcttttttctttaatttttcatatttttttctttatgcgcagaagcaaaatctcatgagcggGACCCTCACATGTGGGATTTCGGCATTTTTTtgtttgcacatgtgcaaaagcaaaacaccactgaaatctcatgcgtaTACATgtcccctcataagattttgctGCACGTGCATGAGacaagctgcatgcacagcgcacCTGTAGCAGCCATGTAACAGCAATCTGcttctggtcataagtcacttttgtcagtgacttaactttgaatggtcactaaatgaactattgtaagtggaggactgcctgtatttggGGGTAATAAAGGAAAGCCATCTCTGTTGCTGGTGGAACGCTGCGCCTTtgcaaactatactgctcaaaaaaataaagggaacattcaaataacacttcctagatctgaatgaatgaaatattctcattgaatatgttttgtagaaagttgaatgtgcacaacagcatgtgaaatcaattgttaatcagtgttgtttcctaagcggacagtttgatttcacagaagtttgatctacttggagttatttattatttattttatttattacttggatttgtatgccgcccctctccgaagactcggggcggctcacaacatgtagaaacaaatcataagtaatcaaacaatttaaaattttaaagatttaaaaaaccccatatactaacagacacacacacaagcataccatatataaattaaacgtgcccagggggagatgtttcaattcccccatgcctgacggcaaaggtgggttttaagaagtttacggaaggcaggaagagtaggggcagttctaatctccggggggagttggttccagagggccggtgccgccacagagaaggctcttcccctggggcccgccaaccgacattgcttagttgacaggacctggagaaggcccactctgtgggacctaattggttgctgggattcgtgcggcaggaggcggtctcggagatattctggtccagtgccatatattgtgttgtttaagtgttccctttatttttttgagcagtgtactacaAGATGTTTGAACAGGCCAGAATTCCAGAGGGCcagcatttagaatagaatagaattctttattggccaagtgtgattggacacaaaaggaatttgtcttggtgcatatgctctcagtgtacataaaagaataagatacatttgtcaagaattatgtggtacaacacttaatgattgtcataggggtcaaataagcaatgaagaaacgatattgtgagccgtcccgagtctacagagaggggcggcatacaaatctaataaataaataaaaatattaataaaaatcttaggatacaagcaacaagttacagtcatacagtcctaagtgagaggaaaaggatggtaggaatgatgagaaaaaaactagtagaaatagaagtgcagacttagtaaaaagttgacagtgttgggggaattatttatttagtagagtgatggcgtttggggaaaaaaacttcttgtgtctagtcttggtgtgcagtgctctgtagcgaccttTCGAGGGTAGGAGTTCAAAcaatttgtatccaggatgtgaagggtcagtaaatattttcactgccctctttttaactcgtgcagtatacaggtcctcaacggaaggcaggttggcagcaattgttttttctgcagttctgattatcctctgaagtctgtgtcggtcaaTTTCAACCGAAATTGCCCAACCCAGCACTGAGGAGACCTTGAAGCTTTGCCTGGCCAGGCCGTCGCCATATTTTTGAATTTTAGTGAATGGCTTCCCCTCTGCTGCCATAACaagtggattgggggggggggaataactgGGCTCTCCTGCTTTAGCGTCGAGAAGAAAGTAGCGCttctcacttttttttaaaacatttttttacggGGGTGGGTAGGCGGCTGTCAGGCCGCGCCACCTTTAACTCCTGCGGATGAGGAGAAAGGCCGCTCGGCAGAGCTCCGTTTCTCCTCACAGAGTTTTCAGCGGGCTCTTCCTCACGCCCGCTATTTACGCAGGCCCAGCGCTCACTTGCAAAGGGCTCGCTCGCTCTCTGCGGGGCTGCCCCGCCAGCCAATCACCGCAGCTTCCTCGCTTCTCGGCTGCGGACCTGGCCGGTGTTTGCCCAAAAGGACGGCGTTCGCCAGCGGATGTTTGACTTCCTATTGGGGCCAAGTAGCACTCGGGAGATGAATGGGAAGCGGGGAGGGGAAAGTTGAGAGAGAGAAGCTAATTCAGCTCGGATCGCCCGGATCGGTCTTTCGTACCGCGGTACCAACTCAGCCGTCCGTGTGCTTCTCTACCCGGGCAATGGAAGAGAGCCTGAAATAATGCCTAGGGGTTGAAAAGAAAACGCCAGTTTCTATAGCAGGACGGAGGCAATAGGTGCCTGCTGTTGTAAGGAGATCGCATCCAAAACTTAGGTAGCTTGTCAGATTTAACGCAAAAGTGTTGAAGAGGCACTTTCCTCTCTTGTATGGGCTGTGGTTGGTCTATTAAGATGCAGTTATTCAAAGGTGCTGGAGAGATTACCAGTTAAAGATGACATGTTCACCTCCATTTGTACCCATTGCTTCCTGATCCTGTCCTGTGGAATTTTCTCTGACTAATCAGAATTACTTGTCTGCCAACCAGTTTTGAACTTCATCACAGCTTCGGCTTATATTAATTCTTTTAAGGGATAACATCTTCTATCTCACCCAACCGAAGGTTGAGATTCATGCATGTTTGAAGAGCAAGGCTTTGTATTAAGACTGATTATATTttagttcattttttttttacttggatttctaggccaatatgggaaaagaagaaagataggataggataggataggataggagaggagaggagaggaaaaaacatgaaaatatcaAAAAGTTGGTCTATATGATAGAgctcacacacacacgtgtgggAGTGTGTTAGGGAGTGTGTTAGCTCAGCTGCTCTCCCTGGCATTAGTGTCTTGAGAATGGCTCCAGCATTCTTAGGGCCACAAATCTTAGAACTTGGAAAGTGGGTCAAAAACTAGATCTGTAAAGAatgaacaactagacacaagaacagattttccttggatgccatcactctactaaacaaataattatctcaacactgtcaaactatttcctaagtctgcactactattaatcttctcatcgttcccatcacccatctcctcccacaaatgactgtatgactgtaacgttgttgcttgtatccttacgatttatattgactggttcctaacttgatttgattgcttatccggactatcattaaatattgtactttatgattcttgacaaacttatcttttcttttatgcacactgagagcatatgcaccaagacaaattccttgtgtgtccaatcacacttggccaataaaattctattctattctaatcctcgaagaggggcagcatataaatccaataaataaataataataaatattctattctattctgttctattctattttattctaatccttggagaggagcggcatataaatccaacaaataaataataataaatattctattctattctgttctattctattttattctaatccttggagaggagcggcatataaatccaataaataaataataataaatattctattctattctgttctattctattttattctaatccttggagaggagcggcatataaatccaataaataaataataataaatattctattctattctgttctattctattctattctaatcctcgaagaggggcagcatataaatccaataaataaataataataaatattctattctattctgttctattctattttattctaatccttggagaggagcggcatataaatccaattaataaataataataaatattctattctattctattcttctagtctattctattctattctctctgagAAGACTTGCAGGAGTGCTGAAagaatggagggggggggaacaggcACCCAGTAACAAAGCACAAGGACACCTTCTCCCACCCAGACTCAGGTCCCAAGAGGGTCTATCGGGGGGACGCCGCCCGCACCATCAGCAATCAGTCCATGTTCCTCACTGACGTCAATGGATCTCCCGGCTTGCTATATATATAAAGAACCCGCCAGCGACTCCGAGCCACCTTTTTCCCGGCTCCGCAAGGACGCACCGCGGTAAGTTGCTTCCCTTCCACCTGAGGCTGAGGCAGGAGAAGGGGCGGGGAGGGGcggtgggggagagaaaaagacgcGGAGGCTAAGACGACTCAGTCCGAGCCACCCCGTCAGCCTTCTGGGTGCTGCGACTCCCAGCTCAGTGTCACCCCCTACTGGCACAGGATCGCCAAGAGAGCGCTGCAGACGGTCCGGTTGCTTTTCCATCTctcgatagaatagaatagaatagaattctttattggccaagtgtgattggacacacaaagaatttgtctttggtgcagatgctctcagtgtagaccTTAGTAAGTGTATTTATCtacctacactgctcaaaaaaattaagggaacactcaaagaacatatcctagatctcaatgaatgaaatattctcattgaatgctttgctctgtgcaaagttgaatgtacacaacagcatgtgaaattggctgttaatcagtgttgcttcctaagcggtcagtttgatttcacagaagtttgatttacttggagttatattgtgttgtttaagtgttcccttcaatttttgagcagtttatctatctatctatctatctatctatctatctatctatctatctatctatctatctatctatctaccctccatccatcatctatcctaACATCCCTCCATCCGTCCATCAATCCATTtatccagacagacagacatcctccatccatccatctatcatctatcctaacatccacccacccacccacccatccatccatcacatttataagccgcccaactcctttcggactcTAAGTAGTAAGTAGACCTTAGCTAGGTTCCCCAGATTTAGGAGGGGGGAGGGCTTTGCTTCCTGTCTTGGGTGACTCTGGCAGTACCGGCTGTCCGGCTCTCTCCAAGCCCTGCTTGTCTCCTTTACCAGGCCCGGACCGCCTCAGCATGAGGCGGGCGCAGCTGCCCAGCCTCCTGGCCTCGCTGCTCCTTCTGGTGCTGCAAGCGTCCCTCGGAGCCAGACCGGCCGTCGACCTCGAGGGCAGCGCGGCAAGCGACCTGACCCTGCGGCCGGGCTTCCCCGAGGAGAACCGCGACGGATCCCGCCAGCCGCTGCCCCCTGTTCCCGAGCCAGACGGGACGAGCCTGTGGCTGCGATCTCTGCA
This genomic window from Erythrolamprus reginae isolate rEryReg1 chromosome 1, rEryReg1.hap1, whole genome shotgun sequence contains:
- the UCN gene encoding urocortin — its product is MRRAQLPSLLASLLLLVLQASLGARPAVDLEGSAASDLTLRPGFPEENRDGSRQPLPPVPEPDGTSLWLRSLHRLAPEGELRRRLADLSDRLKRREPPLSIDLTFHLLRHMMEISRAQSQQAQAELNRQLLDSVGK